The Pseudomonas iranensis genome includes a window with the following:
- the mltB gene encoding lytic murein transglycosylase B, with amino-acid sequence MQVMRGWATRCAPLVGLLGLLGSVQEALAGDYEGSPQVAEFVGEMTRDYGFAGEQLMGVFREAQRKQSILDAISKPAERVKQWNEYRPMFITDARIARGVDFWRQHEATLARAEQEYGVPAQVIVSIIGVETFFGRNTGNFRVIDALSTLGFDYPPRAEFFRKELREFLLLAREEQVDPLTLKGSYAGAMGLPQFMPSSFRAYAVDFDGDGHINIWNNPDDAIGSVASYFKRHGWVAGEPVVSRADVRGEQADEGLTTGIEPVKTVAELRALGWSSHDALRDDMPVTAFRLEGDNGPEYWMGLQNFYAITRYNRSVMYAMAVHQLSEQLVQARGVK; translated from the coding sequence ATGCAAGTAATGCGTGGCTGGGCGACTCGATGCGCGCCGCTGGTTGGCCTGTTGGGCCTGCTGGGGAGCGTGCAGGAAGCGCTGGCTGGCGACTATGAAGGCTCGCCGCAGGTGGCCGAATTCGTCGGCGAAATGACCCGCGACTACGGTTTCGCCGGTGAACAACTGATGGGTGTGTTCCGCGAGGCGCAACGCAAGCAGTCGATTCTCGACGCCATCTCCAAACCCGCCGAACGGGTCAAGCAGTGGAATGAATATCGCCCGATGTTCATCACTGACGCGCGCATCGCCCGGGGTGTCGACTTCTGGCGTCAGCACGAGGCGACCCTGGCCCGTGCCGAGCAGGAATACGGCGTGCCGGCACAAGTGATCGTGTCGATCATCGGCGTCGAGACCTTTTTCGGGCGTAATACCGGTAATTTCCGCGTGATTGATGCCTTATCGACCCTCGGTTTCGACTATCCTCCCCGTGCCGAATTTTTCCGCAAGGAATTGCGTGAGTTCCTCCTGCTGGCCCGTGAAGAGCAGGTCGACCCGCTGACCCTGAAAGGCTCGTACGCCGGGGCCATGGGCCTGCCGCAGTTCATGCCGAGCAGCTTTCGCGCCTACGCGGTGGACTTCGACGGTGATGGCCACATCAATATCTGGAACAACCCGGACGATGCCATTGGCAGCGTCGCCAGTTACTTCAAGCGTCACGGCTGGGTCGCCGGCGAGCCGGTGGTCAGCCGCGCCGATGTGCGCGGCGAGCAGGCCGATGAAGGGCTGACCACCGGTATCGAACCAGTGAAGACGGTCGCAGAGTTGCGGGCGCTGGGCTGGTCAAGTCATGATGCGCTGCGCGATGATATGCCGGTTACCGCATTTCGCCTCGAAGGCGACAACGGCCCTGAATACTGGATGGGCCTGCAGAATTTCTACGCGATCACGCGTTATAACCGCAGCGTGATGTACGCCATGGCCGTACATCAACTGTCTGAACAGCTGGTACAAGCACGGGGCGTCAAGTAA
- the rodA gene encoding rod shape-determining protein RodA, with amino-acid sequence MRRRATLLQRLHIDGPLLILLLILAAGSLFVLYSASGKSWDLLGKQATSFGIGLVAMIVIAQFEPRFMARWVPLGYVIGVVLLIVVDIMGHNAMGATRWINIPGVIRFQPSEFMKILMPATIAWYLSKRTLPPQLKHVGISLMLIGVPFILIVRQPDLGTSLLILAGGAFVLFMGGLRWRWILSVLAAAVPVSVAMWFFVMHDYQKQRVLTFLDPESDPLGTGWNIIQSKAAIGSGGVFGKGWLLGTQSHLDFLPESHTDFIIAVLGEEFGLVGICALLLIYLLLIGRGLVITAQAQTLFGKLLAGALTMTFFVYVFVNIGMVSGLLPVVGVPLPFISYGGTSLVTLLSAFGVLMSIHTHRKWIAQV; translated from the coding sequence ATGCGTCGCCGCGCGACGTTGCTGCAAAGACTGCATATCGATGGCCCGCTGTTGATCCTGTTGCTGATCCTCGCCGCCGGCAGCCTGTTCGTGCTGTATTCGGCCAGCGGCAAGAGCTGGGATCTGCTCGGCAAGCAGGCCACATCCTTCGGCATCGGTCTGGTGGCAATGATTGTCATCGCCCAGTTCGAGCCGCGTTTCATGGCGCGTTGGGTGCCGCTCGGTTACGTGATCGGCGTGGTCTTGCTAATCGTCGTCGACATCATGGGCCACAACGCCATGGGCGCCACGCGCTGGATCAACATCCCCGGGGTGATCCGCTTCCAGCCCTCGGAATTCATGAAAATCCTGATGCCAGCGACCATCGCCTGGTACCTATCCAAACGCACCTTGCCGCCGCAGCTCAAGCACGTCGGCATCAGCCTGATGCTGATTGGTGTGCCGTTCATTCTGATCGTGCGCCAGCCGGATCTGGGGACTTCGCTGCTGATTCTCGCCGGTGGCGCCTTCGTCCTGTTCATGGGCGGCCTGCGCTGGCGCTGGATTCTCAGCGTGCTGGCGGCGGCGGTGCCGGTATCGGTGGCGATGTGGTTTTTCGTCATGCACGACTATCAGAAGCAGCGTGTCCTGACTTTCCTCGACCCGGAAAGCGATCCGCTCGGCACCGGCTGGAACATCATTCAGTCCAAAGCCGCGATCGGTTCCGGTGGCGTATTCGGCAAAGGCTGGCTGCTCGGCACCCAGTCACACCTGGACTTTCTCCCGGAAAGCCACACCGACTTCATCATTGCCGTGCTTGGCGAAGAGTTCGGTCTGGTGGGGATTTGCGCGCTGCTGCTGATCTATCTGTTGTTGATCGGTCGCGGGCTGGTGATCACCGCTCAGGCGCAAACGCTGTTCGGCAAATTGCTCGCCGGCGCGTTGACCATGACTTTTTTTGTTTACGTTTTCGTCAACATCGGTATGGTCAGTGGCCTGTTGCCGGTCGTGGGGGTGCCGTTGCCGTTCATTAGCTACGGAGGAACTTCGCTGGTGACGCTGCTGTCAGCGTTTGGGGTTTTGATGTCGATCCATACCCATCGCAAGTGGATCGCACAGGTTTGA